A section of the Entelurus aequoreus isolate RoL-2023_Sb linkage group LG21, RoL_Eaeq_v1.1, whole genome shotgun sequence genome encodes:
- the LOC133638905 gene encoding TBC1 domain family member 10A-like: protein MARSEPGNGVDIRGSTDKLTGGGGGGGHSDVVPLEANGTSGEKEVDKYGFTGGAQQYPGLSAEEIPTDVLRQREAKWLDMLNNWDKWMAKKHKKVKERCQKGIPPSLRGRAWLYLTGGKVKEEQNRGKFRDLDSQPGDPKWVDIIERDLHRQFPFHEMFSARGGHGQQDLFRVLKAYTLHRPEEGYCQAQAPVAAVLLMHMPAEDAFWVLVQICEKYLPGYYSTGLEAIQLDGEILYALLRRASPVAHRHLKQHKLEPILYMTEWFMCAFSRTLPWVSVLRVWDMFLCEGVKILFRVGLVLLKRMLGSQEKAKACRGLYETMERLRAIPPQYMQESFLVQEILDLSVSEKDIEKEHLAQLRHWKDSHGDLRYTSPPRMHGAKAVMAAEPPSRQDLRQRPTIVEEPPPEDERDNARKGKKEKRKGTILPTQETEGPPSRLAEPSPLPSPAQVSRESIGSAVHDTHL, encoded by the exons ATGGCAAGAAGCGAGCCGGGCAATGGAGTTGATATTCGGGGCAGCACAGACAAGctgacaggtggtggtggtggaggtggacACAGTGATGTTGTGCCGCTGGAGGCGAATGGCACATCCGGGGAGAAAGAGGTGGACAAGTACGGCTTCACAGGAGGAGCCCAGCAGTACCCAGGACTCTC TGCTGAAGAAATCCCCACTGACGTGCTAAGGCAGCGGGAGGCCAAATGGCTGGACATGCTCAACAACTGGGACAAGTGGATGGCCAAGAAACACAAGAAG GTGAAAGAGCGCTGTCAAAAGGGCATCCCTCCCTCGCTGCGTGGTCGGGCCTGGCTCTACCTGACAGGAGGCAAAGTGAAAGAGGAGCAAAACCGGGGCAAGTTCCGG GATCTGGACAGCCAACCAGGGGACCCCAAATGGGTGGACATCATCGAGAGAGACCTCCATCGACAGTTTCCcttccatgaaatgttctcaGCTAGAGGAGGACACGG GCAGCAGGACTTGTTCCGTGTGCTTAAGGCGTACACGCTGCACCGTCCCGAGGAGGGCTACTGTCAGGCTCAGGCCCCTGTCGCCGCTGTGCTCCTCATGCACATGCCTGCAGAG GATGCTTTCTGGGTTCTTGTACAAATTTGTGAGAAATACCTTCCAGGGTACTACAGCACGGGGCTG GAAGCCATCCAGCTGGACGGAGAGATCCTGTACGCTCTGCTGCGGCGTGCGTCTCCCGTGGCCCACCGTCACCTCAAGCAGCACAAGCTGGAGCCCATCTTGTACATGACGGAGTGGTTCATGTGCGCCTTCTCGCGCACGCTGCCGTGGGTGTCGGTGCTCCGCGTCTGGGACATGTTTCTCTGTGAAG GAGTGAAGATCCTCTTCCGAGTGGGCCTGGTTCTCCTCAAACGCATGCTGGGATCCCAAGAGAAGGCGAAGGCCTGCCGAGGCCTCTATGAAACAATGGAGCGTCTTAGGGCCATACCTCCGCAGTACATGCAAGAGAGCTTTCTGGTGCAAGAG ATCCTAGACTTGTCCGTGTCAGAGAAAGACATCGAGAAAGAACACTTGGCACAGCTGCGACACTGGAAGGACTCCCACGGCGACCTCCGCTACACGTCGCCTCCCAGGATGCACGGCGCCAAGGCCGTCATGGCCGCCGAGCCGCCAAGCAGACAGGATCTGAGGCAGAGGCCCACCATCGTCGAGGAGCCCCCCCCGGAGGACGAAAGGGACAACGCTAGGAAGGGCAAGAAGGAGAAGCGGAAGGGGACTATTCTGCCGACACAGGAGACAGAAGGTCCTCCCTCGCGTCTCGCTGAGCCCTCGCCGCTCCCCTCACCAGCACAAGTGTCCAGGGAGAGCATAGGCAGCGCGGTGCACGACACCCATCTGTAG
- the LOC133638397 gene encoding protein phosphatase PTC7 homolog: MLSVLSYGRLVARAVLGGLSQTDGRDYSLVTASYGFGKDFRKGILKKGMCYGDDACFIARNKSADVLGVADGVGGWRDYGVDPSQFSATLMRTCERLVKEGRFTPSNPVGILTSGYYELLQNKVPLLGSSTACIVVLDRRSHQLHTCNLGDSGFLVVRAGEVVHRSDEQQHYFNTPFQLSIAPPGSEGVVLSDSPEAADSSSFDVQLGDIILTATDGLFDNMPDYMILQELKKLKATNYDSILQTAQSIAKQAHNLAYDPNYMSPFAQFACDNGLNVRGGKPDDITVLLSIVAEYAD, translated from the exons ATGTTATCCGTACTGTCCTACGGCAGACTGGTCGCCAGGGCCGTGCTCGGGGGACTCTCGCAGACGGACGGTCGGGACTACAGCCTGGTCACCGCCAGTTATGGCTTCGGCAAAGACTTCCGCAAGGGGATACTGAAGAAGGGCATGTGCTACGGGGACGACGCCTGCTTCATTGCCCGCAACAAGAGTGCGGATGTCCTGG GCGTAGCAGATGGTGTTGGGGGCTGGCGGGACTACGGCGTCGACCCGTCGCAGTTCTCCGCCACGCTGATGAGAACGTGCGAGCGGCTGGTGAAGGAGGGCCGCTTCACTCCCAGCAATCCTGTGGGCATCCTCACTTCGGGCTACTACGAGCTCCTACAGAACAAAGTACCCCTTCTAG GGAGCAGCACCGCCTGCATCGTGGTCCTGGACAGGCGTAGTCACCAGCTCCACACGTGCAACCTCGGCGACTCCGGCTTCCTGGTGGTGCGGGCCGGGGAGGTGGTGCACCGCTCGGACGAGCAGCAGCACTACTTCAACACGCCCTTCCAGCTGTCCATCGCCCCGCCGGGGTCCGAGGGGGTGGTGCTCAGTGACAG TCCAGAAGCAGCTGACAGCTCCTCCTTTGACGTGCAGCTCGGCGACATCATCCTGACAGCCACCGACGGCCTCTTTGACAACATGCCAGACTATATGATCCTTCAGGAGCTCAAAAAGCTTAAG GCCACAAACTACGACAGCATCCTGCAGACGGCGCAGAGTATAGCAAAGCAAGCTCACAACCTGGCCTACGATCCCAACTACATGTCCCCCTTCGCACAGTTTGCATGTGACAACGGCCTGAATGTAAGAG GAGGAAAGCCAGACGATATCACCGTGCTGCTGTCCATAGTGGCTGAATATGCTGactag
- the ewsr1a gene encoding EWS RNA-binding protein 1a, whose amino-acid sequence MMKRWRQVAFASFLLVCLLSTQSTWAKRGGSSSSRSSSSSSRGGSQSKPSSTNHGSSSNRNTNPYPSGGSYPGAGTRNTGGGYPRQNPASNPGAGSYPRQNPASNPGAGSYPRQNPASNPGAGSYPNQSPGRNNPGGYPNQNPAGGYPNQNPAGGYPNRNPAGGYPNQNPAGGYPNRNPAGGYPNQNPAGGYPAAGGYPNPNPGRGNQYPQGGGYPAGGSYPGRGGTNQGYPAAGGYPNQYPGRYNPNQPGGGYPAGGYPGGGGYPNRGGYPAAGGYPAAGGQGWGYPQGNPNNKIMSPHIGGGAYGYGGRGMGGSPFSHSVQQMGYKPKSSGFAKKAILAAGVGAVAGMAVGYGLGRFPRPHFNFRNPEEESYYNNYMYRRYGSRSTDEKDFGRDYEYKLPPRAETYESFMGKCMNRTDLLKDQGKGNSSADDDTVSIEEIGYPSLVEQMKSRRCVEEYMVYSERFLQERKAERQVQGRGSPLRFGVAQLFPSLLMLLSSLLLLQ is encoded by the coding sequence ATGATGAAGAGGTGGCGCCAGGTGGCTTTTGCGTCGTTCCTTCTCGTTTGTCTCCTCAGCACTCAGTCCACATGGGCCAAAAGGgggggcagcagcagcagcaggtccTCATCCTCCAGCAGTCGCGGCGGGTCGCAGTCCAAGCCGTCCAGCACTAATCACGGAAGCTCTTCCAACCGGAACACCAATCCGTACCCGTCTGGTGGAAGTTACCCGGGGGCGGGCACCAGAAACACGGGAGGAGGCTATCCCAGACAGAACCCAGCAAGTAACCCGGGTGCCGGAAGTTATCCCAGACAGAACCCAGCAAGTAACCCGGGAGCCGGAAGTTATCCCAGACAGAACCCAGCAAGTAACCCGGGCGCCGGTAGTTATCCCAACCAATCTCCCGGGCGAAACAATCCTGGGGGTTATCCGAACCAGAACCCTGCTGGGGGTTATCCGAACCAAAACCCTGCGGGGGGTTATCCGAACCGGAACCCTGCGGGGGGTTATCCGAACCAGAACCCTGCGGGGGGTTATCCGAACCGCAACCCTGCGGGGGGTTATCCAAACCAGAACCCTGCGGGGGGTTATCCAGCTGCCGGGGGGTACCCCAACCCGAACCCTGGAAGAGGTAACCAGTATCCCCAAGGTGGAGGCTACCCAGCAGGAGGCAGCTACCCAGGAAGAGGGGGCACCAACCAAGGATATCCGGCTGCTGGAGGTTACCCTAACCAGTACCCTGGAAGGTATAATCCAAATCAACCTGGTGGTGGTTACCCGGCTGGAGGGTACCCAGGTGGAGGGGGCTATCCAAACAGGGGCGGCTACCCAGCTGCCGGGGGCTACCCAGCTgcaggtgggcagggttggggctACCCTCAAGGAAACCCCAATAATAAGATCATGAGTCCTCACATCGGCGGGGGTGCGTATGGATACGGCGGTCGCGGCATGGGAGGGTCCCCGTTCTCTCATTCTGTCCAGCAGATGGGCTACAAACCCAAATCCAGCGGCTTTGCCAAGAAAGCCATCCTGGCCGCCGGCGTAGGCGCCGTCGCCGGCATGGCCGTCGGGTACGGACTCGGGCGCTTCCCCCGACCGCACTTCAACTTCCGCAACCCGGAAGAGGAGTCGTACTACAACAACTACATGTACCGCCGCTACGGCTCCCGCTCTACCGACGAAAAGGACTTCGGCCGCGACTACGAATACAAGCTCCCCCCGCGGGCGGAGACCTACGAGTCCTTCATGGGGAAATGCATGAACAGGACGGACCTCCTGAAGGACCAGGGCAAAGGCAACTCGTCCGCGGACGACGACACGGTGAGCATCGAGGAGATCGGCTACCCGTCGCTGGTGGAGCAGATGAAGTCGCGGCGCTGCGTGGAGGAGTACATGGTCTACTCGGAGCGCTTCCTGCAGGAGCGCAAAGCCGAGCGGCAAGTCCAGGGTCGCGGCAGTCCTCTCCGCTTCGGGGTGGCGCAGCTCTTCCCCTCCCTGCTGATGCTCCTGTCCAGCCTGCTCCTGCTCCAGTAA